In the genome of Mogibacterium neglectum, the window ACGCTTGAGGATATTTACAATAGAATTACTATAGACAAAAAGACTTCGAATTTTAAATTTAAAGATACATGGGAACTGATAAGAGGTTTTGAGGTTGATGAGACATAATTGGGTATTTGAAACAACGGTAATAACTAGTTTAATTATGTTTTAGGACACTTGGAAGGAACGAAGCTAATGGGCGATAAACCAACGAGCATCTTTAATTTGCATGTTTTATTGCAGTGTGTTTTACCAAATATGGACATAGCTTTGATAAAAGCTATACCAAAGAAGTATTCGATTTAGTCACAGCGCTGGGAAGTAAGCTGCCGGCACAAATAAAGAAAAACGGTAGCGGATCAATCCCAAAGGAAATCGCAGAATGTAAGACGGAGGATTTTTCTTGCACTTCAAATGACGCCTTTGCAATTATCAAAATATCAGTGAAAAATGAGTCTGAAGAAACATATAGTAAAGCTTTAGATTATCTATGTAAGCTGTTCGAATATGGTTTTTCGCCGAGCTACTCAATTGAATTTAAAAGTTCTAATAAAATATATCTCCCTATAAAGAAGCTTCCGAAGAAGGGGGTAAATCAATTTTTTGCAAATGCAATTCTCTATCCTGAGATTCACGATAAAATTGAGCGATATGCAAGGTTAGTTATGAAAGAGTTTGAATGGTATCTAAATTTGAACGACGAGTTTTGTACGATGCCGGGAAGCTTTGCGGTGTTTGCATTAGGTCTTTACGACGAAAAATATCATAGGCTGGTCTGCGACTATTTTGCTATATGTGATGGTGAACATCAAAGCATTCAAGGTGAATTTGTGCTTGCGTATATAGAAAAGTTTGGCTTTACAGAAAAAGGTCTTGAGCTGTATAAACTGTGCAGGTCAAACATACAGGCGCTCCCAAATAAACTGATAGCTCAATATAATAAATTCTTTGCTCAGAGGTAAGGTGTTTTGAGGTTTTTATGAAACAGATTAATGAAGCAATCAAAACGTTTTTAGCAAATCCACAAAATATGACATGGTGGAATATTCAAGGCTAAAAAATGTGAATCTGGGCGCATCGTTTTTTACTATTCTTATTGCTGTCGGAGCAGAAGTAGCTAGTCACTATATCTACAAGTGGCTAGATAGTAATCATAATGACAATTAGCACATTGAAAAACCAGGAGCTGGCATTCCTGGTTTTTCTTTCGCGTGTATACATGACGCTTAATATCATTTCTTGGTTATTAACAATATAGCACAGCTTTATTTATATACAATGTTACTTGTATAACGATAGGATATGCAACTTTAATGAATACCTAACCCTACAGTAATCATAAAATTTAACGATAGAAACATAACCGTCATGTTAGCATCTTTCTTTTCTTTCTCGAGCATTTTATATGTATATATTAAGACTAATATAATGGATATTGCCGATCCAGTTTTAATAACAGAATGTAATGGGGATACATCAAACATGGTATATATTGCATAAGCAATAAAGAAAACAGCTTCATAGATATATATTATATTTTTATATAAATTACTCATTTTTTTCATAAGCACCTCCAAAAGTATTATATACATGTTTGAATTTAAACTATCTAACTTATAATTAACATTTACAGTTTTGGTGAAAAACCAGTAGCTATCTTCTTAGGATTGCCTACTGAGGACAAGTCTAATCACTTCTTAGCCCTTAATTTTGTAACACAGGTATTCCAGTATCTATTCAAGGTTGCGAAGGCTGGAAATGGCAAATTAGACCGTAATGTGAGGTTCATATTAGACGAGTTTGGAAATATGCCAGTTCTTGATAACTTTGGCGGCATGGTTACAAATTGCCTTGGCGTTGGATTCAGCTTTGATATATTCATACAGTCATATAATCAGCTGCATACTAATTATGAAATGGAAATGGATACGATTAAGGATAACTTTGCTAACCAGTTCTACATCATGGCACTTGGAAACGAGACAGCAAATGAATTTTCAGAGCAGCTTGGAAATAAGACAGTAATAGAGCTTCAGCGTACAGGAACGAGATTCGGTAGAAACAAAACCTTTATGGAAAGCTCTAAAGAAAGACCGTTGTTATTCCCAAAAGAACTTAAAGAATTTAGGCAAGGGGAATATGCAATGATTAGAGGTGCAAAGAGAACAGACTTAGCTGGAGCTGGAATAAAGCACTATCCAATACTTGGTGAATACATGGATAACATTAGCTTTATAAAGAAGCTGCAAATACGCAGCATGGTAAAGAAAAGAAGGAAAGCTGGTGGAGCTATGAGGAATAGAGACACAGGCGAACCTTTATCTTACAGGCAAGAGCTTAACTATGAGCTTTCTGAAGCTGCTAGAAAGTCTGGAACTGCATTTCTATTTAGGTATCAATATGCTACAGATGATTTTCCTAATCCAAATGAAATATATCTGGATCAGATTTGCACCGAAAGTAGAGAGCGTGTAAATTACACAGAATATGTCTATGATCCTAATATTGCTTTAGGGAAAAAGGAAAACGCTCATTCAGGGGCTAAGAAAAAGGTTCTTAGTGAGCTTTCAGATTATTACAGTTTAGAAACTGTACTTTATGCTTGCTTCGGAGATAACTATGAAGATGAGCTTGGGCTTAATTCAAATACAAGTGTAGATCAAGCTATGATGATAATATCCGCAGCTTGTGACAGAGAGGGTATTAAAGAGAAAATGGCGGCACAGATGAAAAGTATCTTAATGAGAGGATAAACAGTATGCCTTGCATTAAAAAAGTCGCTTAAATCGCAAATATGAAGCTCTGTTCTTAAGGGAAAGGAGAGTTGATTTGAAAACTAAACCACAATTAAATAAAAGAAGATGGAAGAAGCGGATTTCTAGTTTTTCCATCTTCTTTTTTGTAGGACTAATACTTGCTAGTCCTGTTTTTGCGGATGAAGGAGATAAATACCTATCATTCTATAAAAACAACGCAGATATACTAAAAACAAACACATTATTTTTAGATGCACTTAGAGCTATCTTGTGGTATGGAGTAATTGCATTAGTTAAGCTAGGGCAAGAAGTACAGAAGCTTTATGATACAGCGTTTGGATTTATAGACTTAACTACAAATAGTGATGTAACCGCATTTGTTAATCAATTCAAGCCTGTATTTATAGCTTTAACAGCAGCTGCTCTTGTATATCTAGGAATTATCCTGATATTACACCATGATAAAAAGCCTAATGTTGTTACAAATATTGTTATTGCTGCTCTTTGTGTATCATGCAGTACCTTTATTTTTAGCTCTTTTAATTCACTTTTAGTGTCATTTAAAGATGGTGTAAACAATACATCAATCAAAAGTGAACAAGAGGTCTATACGATTGTTAATAACAACAGCTTCGATGTCCTGAAGCTTTATAACAAATATGGTACTGGTCTTAATAAAGGTAAATATGCTAATGGTAAAGCTGGAATAAACAAAGAAAACTTTGGATATTTTAATATCAACGAAGTTATAAATTACAAAAGTAAACTTCTAGCTTCAGAGGAAAATCCATTTAAGTATAGAATAGGTTACATACTAGATGGCAAAGCTGGTACGGTAGAAAATTCCAATGGATGGGGAATAAATGAAAATGACGATGCGGATTTTGGTAACGAGTTTTACTATCGTTACTCGTTTCAGTTCCTTGTTGCATATATCCAGCTAATAGCACTCATAGTTGTTTATCTGGCAATGTCATATAAGGTTGTCAGAGTAGCATTTGAGCTTGTAGTAGCTAGGCTACTGGCTTATCTATATTCAGCAGAGTTATCTGGTGGAGAGAAGATAAAGAAGATATTAGCATTTATAAGAGATAGCTATATATTACTAGCTGTATCAATCGTGTGTATAAAGGTGTATGTAATCTTTACAACCTTTATAACAAAGACTGCTGGAACTGGTTTTACAGCTGCTATTTTTTCTCTTTTTCTAGCTTTTACGGTCATAGATGGACCGAATCTAGTTGAAAGGGTACTAGGTATGGATGCTGGATTAAAGTCATCTACAGCGAGAATGATGGCTGTTGGCGGTATGGCTGTTGCTGGTACTAGAGCAGCAACCAATCTAGGTAAAGGAGTAGGAAGAAAGATTGGTGGCACGCTGAAGAACGCAAGCGATAAAAAGGCTGCGGATATGGCTAAAGCTGGTGCTACTGGTGCAGCTCTTGGAGCAGCAGACGATAAAGAGAAAAATACTACCAGGGGAAAAGATGGTGCTGGCGGCACTATGGAAACATCAGGAATTAGTAAAGTAAGTAATACAGAAACTGGTTCTTCAGGAAGCTCTTTTGATAAAGATGTATCTTCTGGTCTATCTACCGAAGGAGCTGCATCGAGCAGCCTTGCAGATAGAATGGATAGTGCATTAAGTGATAAGCACGAAAACAGGAATTTAGGATCTGAACTACAGAAGTCAAACCACCATTCAAAAGCTGGTTCTGAAAGCTTTAATAGTAGAGTAAATAACCTAGATAGACAGCAGACTAGGAAGAATACGGTTGTGACAAGTTCTAAGCCTAGAACGATAACTAGATCAAAGAGTAAGTTCATGGATAAGGGAGATAAGAAGTAATGGCAAGAACAGTAACTACGGATTCAATAGAAAGTAGAACTAGCGTAGCATTTGGATATGATGTATGGGATCTCTTTTTTCTCATGTTTTACATTGCTCTTATATACTCGCTAAGAATATTTGTGCATCCTAAACTAAGGATTGCATACATCATATTTTCAGTATTAGTGGCTATATTTTTAACCACAAGAAGCACGCTCAATAAAAGAAGAAAAAATTATGAGAGTTTATACTTCTTAATTTCAAAAGATATATCCACTTATAGACCATTCTATAGCAGAAAGGATAGATAAATGTTTTCTAAAAAGAAAGAAAAAGAACCTAAAGAGAAGAAAAAGGAAATAATAAAAGAAACCTTAAGCGTCTTGCCTATCAGAAACTATGATGAAGGTATAGACGCTTTTTCTTTAGAAGATGGCACATATTTAGATCTACTTGAAATCGTTACAAGAGACAGAGAAAATCTACAGGATGATGTTGTAAGGTTTGATATGTTTACTTTAACTAAATTTGAAAGGCTTTACTCTGGAGATCATAAGATTGTTGGACTTAATTTTCCAATAAATACTTTATCTCAAAGAAAATACCTAGATAGGAAGCTAAAAAAGACCGCTGATCCAATCAGAAAAGAATGGTTAATGCGAGAATGGGATGAACTCGATAGGCTGGAGAGCATGATAGACCGTAAAGAATTCTATTTGTTCTTCTTTGGGAAAACAAAAGACGAACTAGAAAAGAATCGTGGAAATATCCTTGGATGGATAGGGTATGGAAGTTCTAGGCTAGTCAAACCTATGGGTAAAGAGAAGAAAATACAGATTATAAGAAAGCTCTGCAATATGAACGCATTAATACTTGCAGATGATTTAGTAGAGGATGAAGAATATGAGTAAGTTCGGTAAAAAGAAAAAGGGGAAATTTAAGACTGAAATTCCGTTAGACGAAGAACTTTTTGAGTATATCCAACCAGCTGGTGGAATTACTTTTAAAGATCCTAATTATATAACTACAGGGGATGGATATATAAGATGTTTACACCTTTATCAGCTTCCCAAATTGCTTGATGATTTTTGGCTAGATAACTTCTTTAAGCTAGAGGACTGTATATCTGTAATGGATATACATGCTAAAGATAATGCAGAAGTTAAAAAGAATATTAACCGTTCTTTGAAGGAAGAATTTGCCAGGGCTAGGACTGCTAAAGACTACATGGAACTTTATGATGCGAAGCTTAGACAAGAGCAGCTTCAAGGGATGTATGATGAACTAACATCCCTGGGAGAAGTTGTAAAGGATGTAGATATAAGAACCTTTGTAAGTGGAAGAAATCTGGTAGAGCTAGATGATAGATGTAAAGAAATCATTTCTAGTCTTGAAGCAGATAGTTACATGACTGCAACAATGCTAAATGAGGGCAAGAGGGAATGGCAAGCTATTTTTGAGCCTTATCAGACACAGCACAGCAAGATTTTTTCAATGAAAGCACATCCGTTAATGAGTGAACAGGTTGCTATGGGAAATCCGTTCTCATATAGTGAGCTTATAGATGATCATGGAGATTTACTTGGATTTACACCAGTTAGTGGTGCAGTTATATTTGACGAGTTCCATAAAACTGCAACGAGAAAACATTACAACTCACTTGTATGCGGAGATATGGGTTCTGGAAAATCAACCTTCCTGAAGAAAAGGTTTAAGGCTAATGCTGCTAAAGGAAACTTTATAAGAACCTTTGATATTACTGGAGAGTTTGAAAAGCTGACTAGGGAATTTGGCGGTAAAATTATAAAGTGTAATGGTGAAGATGGTATGCTTAATCCTTTAGAAATACTAAAGGCTGGCGAAGATGATTTTACTTCATATAGTAAACATATTTCAAAAGTAGCAACATTCTTCAGGTGTATTTTGCCGCAGACAGATGACCAGATAGTAACTAATCTAGAAATCTTGCTAAGAGACTTCTATGAATTATATAAGCTAGTGCCAGCTGAAGGTAGAAGTATTACAGGGCAGCCAGCTAAGAACTATCCAACATTTTCAAATTTTCTTTCTTTTTTAGATGATCAAATTGAGGTTGAGAAAACTAGGAAATACACTAGCAGTGTAGATGCTGGATTAGCACAGAATAAAGCTTTAATTGTTAATCAGATTAGGGATGCTGTTTCAACAATTGTTGGTAACTATGGATCTATGTTTGATGGACATACTAGCGTAGATAATCTTGTAGATGAAAAGATTGTTACCTTTGACATTTCAGATATTAAAGATTTAGGCAATGTGTTTGTTGCTCAGATGTTTAACATGGTTTCACTCTGCTGGGATAACGCTGTTAATAACGGTAGCATAATGAAATCCATGTGGGAAAATAAAGAAATTGAACTTGAAGATGTTACGTGCTTCCTTATCCTAATAGACGAAAGTCACAGATGGGTAAATACAAAGATGGTTCAGATACTGGAGCTTCTAATCCAGTATCTAAGAGAAGCTAGAAAGTTCTTTGCTGGAATCACTTTTGCTTCTCAGTCAGTAAGAGACTTTGCTCCACAAGGTGCATCCGATCCACATATTGATAAAATACGTGTCTTATTTGAGCTAACACAGTATAAGTTTATGTTCAAGCAAGACAGCTCTACACTTCCGCTCATTAATGATGTTTTTGGAAGTGCATTGTCCTTCTCGCAAGTTGAGAGAATACCATTTCTTGGTATGGGTGACACCATTCTTTCAATATCAGGAGATAGAAGTCTTGAATTTAAAGTTTACCTAAATAAGCAGTACGAAGAAAGCATCTTCTCAGGTGGAAGATAATGAACCTAAAAAGGCATTTAAAGAAGATTCTCATCGGTTCTGTTATATCTGTTTTATCATTCATGATAATTCTATCAGCAATCGTTGTTGCAATTACCAGCACTATGCAAAGTGCTGGCGGTGCATGGTATAAGCTTAAAAAAACAAATGAGAATACAGAAACTGAAGAAACAGAAAGCGGAGACATTCAGGCTGGTGTAATCAAAGGTAAAAGAACTTCATATCCTTCAGGAGATAACCTCTTTTACTTTGGTGCAAATCTTAATCCTTGGGTCAGCATGGGTGCAAGACCAGGATATCATAATTGTACCTGGTATGCTTTTGGAAGGTTCGGAGAAATCCTAGGAAAAAGACCGGCACTTCCTACAGGAAATGCTAATATGTGGTATAGTCATTGTACAGCATACAAAAAAGGTAAGACACCTAAAGTTGGAGCTGTTATATGTTGGGATTATACTAATCATGACTGCGGTCATGTTGCCATTGTAGAAGAAGTGAAATCTAATGGTGATATAGTTGTATCTCAATCTGGATGGCGAGGTGGCAAGTTCTGGATGACGAATGTTACAAAGGCGAGTGGTTACAGACCGCAAGGACGGTATGTGTTTCAAGGCTTTATTTACCAGCCGTAGGAGATAATTATGAAAAAGTTAAAAGAACTTAATTCAAGACAAGTATTAATACTTGTAGGAATTATAATCATGCTTGGTGTAACAGCTTTTGCTGGAGTGCAGTCCTTTATTGGAAAGAAGCAACAGAAAAGTTTAAGTGAAGTTAGGAAAGAACTTTCTAATACCGTTTGGCTAGAAGAAACGTCAAATGGAACTAATGTTGTTTACTTCAGTCCATTTGGAGATATTCTACTTGGAACGAAAAACAAGAAAGGAAAGCTGAACTTAAACACGGTTTATCTAACTTATGAGGTTACAAAGCCAAATAATTTATATATCTCAAATCAAGCTGGAAACGATAAAGGAAAAAGCTGGTTTGGAGATCATAAGATAGAGGTAAATGGAGATACATTAAAGCTTGATAATAAGTATTATAAGAAGGGGAAGGATGCCACAGGGTGGTATGACTACTCACAAGATCCAGCAAATTGGGAAAGCTTCACCGAAGAAGATATATATGAAATGGATCATCCAAACAAGACAGATGAAAATGAATAGAGTTTAAAGTACCAGGACAAAGCTGGTACTTTTTCTTTTTTACTGAAAGTGATGGTGAATCGTTATGAACATGAGGAAAGTATATTTGCTTAGCAAGGCTAAAGAAAAGGAAAAGTATAAAAAAAAGATTCGAGATAGATATAGAGTTGTTTTTTTAGAGGATGATGTTGATGCGGATCTAGTTATTCTACCAATTGAGGAAGAAGGAATAACTATAGAGCAGCAAATGTATATAGACGAATTAAAAGAAGGAGCATCCTTAACAATGCTGAGTTCTAAAGATATTCTGGATGATAATTTTGAACGAGTATTAGATAAAGAGCTTGAAAAGGAAAAATCTCTAGAGAAGTCAAGAAAACAGACTAATGATGACTTAGATTATGGATTGGAGATATAGATGGAAAATGCAAGAGAGCTAGAATTAATTGAAAAAAGAGAAAAAATAGAGAGGACAGGAAATAGAATCCTGAAAGGCTTTTTAATAATTTTCTTTCTTGGTTACGCTGTATTTTTCACATCCAGATTATGGCTTCCAACACCATATGAAGGAGTTGCAATAACACCAATTGGAAAGTCAGTAACCGTTGAAGATAGGACTTTAACTATTGATAGCTGGAAATACTCGAAAGAGCAGCGAGAAATGGAAATTATAGTCGAAGTGAACAAAACTTCCCTTGATAGCGTAAATACTTATAAGTGGAGTGTTGCTACTGCCACAGGAAAACTTGATACAAAAGCAGTTCATGAAAGTAAAGATATAGTGGTTCTTAAAGTAACTAATGTTCCTAGAAGATGGACGGAACTTGCTTTAAATATGAGCTTAAAGCAAGAAGATATGAATAAAGGATTAGAATTTTCTTCCCTAAAGGTATATACAAATGACAAGCACGTTGATTTTGTAAAGAAAATCAAGCACAAGTCAACAAAAGGATATTTAAGAGAAGCTTATCTATCTAAAATAGAAGGTTATAAAGCACAGCTTAAAACTTTAAGGAAAGAAAAAGCTGCCATTAAAACTAAAATTACAAATGCTGATAAGATGATAAAGGATCTAACTGATAAAATGCAGTATCAGACACCTAGCGATCAGCAAAAAACTGGTGATGAAATATCTAATATTTCATCTGAACGAGATAGCCTTAATGATAGATTGAAGGAAAAGGATGCTGAAATTAATGAAATGCAGCAGAGGATTGATATACAAAAAGAGCTTTTAAAAAAGCTCTAAAATGTACATTACCTTGTAATGATGTGATTGTATTTCTTCATGTTCTCTGTGCTGTTATTTTATGCGTTATATAGCTTCTGCAAGTGGCAAGCGGTTGTAAAAAGCTATGCTTTTTCTCC includes:
- a CDS encoding DUF6138 family protein, giving the protein MCFTKYGHSFDKSYTKEVFDLVTALGSKLPAQIKKNGSGSIPKEIAECKTEDFSCTSNDAFAIIKISVKNESEETYSKALDYLCKLFEYGFSPSYSIEFKSSNKIYLPIKKLPKKGVNQFFANAILYPEIHDKIERYARLVMKEFEWYLNLNDEFCTMPGSFAVFALGLYDEKYHRLVCDYFAICDGEHQSIQGEFVLAYIEKFGFTEKGLELYKLCRSNIQALPNKLIAQYNKFFAQR
- a CDS encoding type IV secretory system conjugative DNA transfer family protein encodes the protein MPTEDKSNHFLALNFVTQVFQYLFKVAKAGNGKLDRNVRFILDEFGNMPVLDNFGGMVTNCLGVGFSFDIFIQSYNQLHTNYEMEMDTIKDNFANQFYIMALGNETANEFSEQLGNKTVIELQRTGTRFGRNKTFMESSKERPLLFPKELKEFRQGEYAMIRGAKRTDLAGAGIKHYPILGEYMDNISFIKKLQIRSMVKKRRKAGGAMRNRDTGEPLSYRQELNYELSEAARKSGTAFLFRYQYATDDFPNPNEIYLDQICTESRERVNYTEYVYDPNIALGKKENAHSGAKKKVLSELSDYYSLETVLYACFGDNYEDELGLNSNTSVDQAMMIISAACDREGIKEKMAAQMKSILMRG
- a CDS encoding pLS20_p028 family conjugation system transmembrane protein, with the translated sequence MKTKPQLNKRRWKKRISSFSIFFFVGLILASPVFADEGDKYLSFYKNNADILKTNTLFLDALRAILWYGVIALVKLGQEVQKLYDTAFGFIDLTTNSDVTAFVNQFKPVFIALTAAALVYLGIILILHHDKKPNVVTNIVIAALCVSCSTFIFSSFNSLLVSFKDGVNNTSIKSEQEVYTIVNNNSFDVLKLYNKYGTGLNKGKYANGKAGINKENFGYFNINEVINYKSKLLASEENPFKYRIGYILDGKAGTVENSNGWGINENDDADFGNEFYYRYSFQFLVAYIQLIALIVVYLAMSYKVVRVAFELVVARLLAYLYSAELSGGEKIKKILAFIRDSYILLAVSIVCIKVYVIFTTFITKTAGTGFTAAIFSLFLAFTVIDGPNLVERVLGMDAGLKSSTARMMAVGGMAVAGTRAATNLGKGVGRKIGGTLKNASDKKAADMAKAGATGAALGAADDKEKNTTRGKDGAGGTMETSGISKVSNTETGSSGSSFDKDVSSGLSTEGAASSSLADRMDSALSDKHENRNLGSELQKSNHHSKAGSESFNSRVNNLDRQQTRKNTVVTSSKPRTITRSKSKFMDKGDKK
- a CDS encoding DUF5592 family protein, producing the protein MARTVTTDSIESRTSVAFGYDVWDLFFLMFYIALIYSLRIFVHPKLRIAYIIFSVLVAIFLTTRSTLNKRRKNYESLYFLISKDISTYRPFYSRKDR
- a CDS encoding VirB4 family type IV secretion system protein; the protein is MSKFGKKKKGKFKTEIPLDEELFEYIQPAGGITFKDPNYITTGDGYIRCLHLYQLPKLLDDFWLDNFFKLEDCISVMDIHAKDNAEVKKNINRSLKEEFARARTAKDYMELYDAKLRQEQLQGMYDELTSLGEVVKDVDIRTFVSGRNLVELDDRCKEIISSLEADSYMTATMLNEGKREWQAIFEPYQTQHSKIFSMKAHPLMSEQVAMGNPFSYSELIDDHGDLLGFTPVSGAVIFDEFHKTATRKHYNSLVCGDMGSGKSTFLKKRFKANAAKGNFIRTFDITGEFEKLTREFGGKIIKCNGEDGMLNPLEILKAGEDDFTSYSKHISKVATFFRCILPQTDDQIVTNLEILLRDFYELYKLVPAEGRSITGQPAKNYPTFSNFLSFLDDQIEVEKTRKYTSSVDAGLAQNKALIVNQIRDAVSTIVGNYGSMFDGHTSVDNLVDEKIVTFDISDIKDLGNVFVAQMFNMVSLCWDNAVNNGSIMKSMWENKEIELEDVTCFLILIDESHRWVNTKMVQILELLIQYLREARKFFAGITFASQSVRDFAPQGASDPHIDKIRVLFELTQYKFMFKQDSSTLPLINDVFGSALSFSQVERIPFLGMGDTILSISGDRSLEFKVYLNKQYEESIFSGGR
- a CDS encoding CHAP domain-containing protein; this translates as MNLKRHLKKILIGSVISVLSFMIILSAIVVAITSTMQSAGGAWYKLKKTNENTETEETESGDIQAGVIKGKRTSYPSGDNLFYFGANLNPWVSMGARPGYHNCTWYAFGRFGEILGKRPALPTGNANMWYSHCTAYKKGKTPKVGAVICWDYTNHDCGHVAIVEEVKSNGDIVVSQSGWRGGKFWMTNVTKASGYRPQGRYVFQGFIYQP